In a genomic window of Limisphaera ngatamarikiensis:
- a CDS encoding sugar phosphate isomerase/epimerase family protein: MERQSNRPRRLSRRTFLQTTLAATAAVGGAVPLLNLQAAQPATRPRLKLGFDNFAVRAMGWKAPRLLEYAATLKVDSLFISDLDAFESHDTAYLRELRARAQDLGVALYLGTWSICPTSRAFRDRWGTAEEHLSLGIRMASDLGSPVLRVVLGTMEDRRTPGGIRARIADTVRVLKACRSRALDAGIRIAVENHAGDMQAHELAELVEDAGTDFVGVNFDSGNACWTLEDPLRSFAVLGRYTLCTSLRDAMVWEYERGAKVQWTAMGEGCLDLKTFFDRFAETCPEVPVHIETISGFAREFPYLEPEFWEAYPTARAADFAAFLALAKRGRPLPSRRFANAEEERAYQRDELERSLRYCREVLGLGRRS, encoded by the coding sequence ATGGAACGGCAATCGAACCGGCCTCGAAGGCTTTCCCGGCGCACCTTTCTGCAGACAACGCTGGCCGCAACCGCTGCAGTCGGCGGGGCAGTGCCGCTGCTCAACCTCCAAGCGGCCCAACCGGCGACGCGACCGCGCCTGAAACTGGGTTTCGACAACTTCGCCGTGCGGGCCATGGGCTGGAAGGCACCCCGGTTGCTGGAGTATGCGGCCACGCTGAAGGTGGACTCCCTTTTCATCAGCGACCTGGACGCGTTCGAAAGTCACGACACGGCTTATCTGCGGGAGCTCCGAGCCCGTGCCCAGGACCTGGGCGTTGCCCTGTACCTCGGCACGTGGAGCATCTGCCCCACCTCCCGCGCCTTTCGCGATCGTTGGGGCACGGCCGAGGAACACCTGAGCCTCGGAATCCGGATGGCCAGCGACCTGGGCTCGCCCGTGCTTCGAGTGGTCTTGGGCACGATGGAAGACCGTCGCACCCCAGGCGGCATCCGGGCGCGAATCGCCGACACCGTCCGCGTGCTCAAAGCCTGTCGCAGTCGTGCCCTGGACGCCGGAATCCGGATCGCCGTGGAAAACCATGCCGGGGACATGCAGGCCCATGAACTGGCGGAGCTTGTCGAGGACGCGGGCACGGACTTCGTGGGCGTTAATTTTGATTCCGGCAACGCCTGCTGGACCCTTGAAGATCCCCTGCGCAGTTTCGCTGTCCTGGGTCGCTACACCCTTTGCACCAGCCTGCGCGATGCGATGGTGTGGGAATACGAACGCGGGGCCAAGGTCCAATGGACCGCCATGGGCGAGGGATGCCTGGACCTCAAAACATTCTTTGACCGGTTTGCCGAGACGTGTCCCGAGGTTCCCGTGCACATCGAGACCATCTCGGGTTTCGCCCGGGAGTTTCCCTATCTCGAGCCGGAGTTCTGGGAGGCCTATCCGACCGCGCGGGCCGCCGACTTTGCGGCGTTCCTCGCGCTGGCCAAGCGCGGCCGACCTCTCCCCTCCCGCCGCTTTGCCAATGCGGAGGAGGAGCGCGCCTACCAGCGGGACGAGCTGGAACGCAGCCTGCGGTACTGCCGCGAGGTGCTCGGCTTGGGCCGGCGCAGTTGA
- a CDS encoding AAA family ATPase, with amino-acid sequence MSKQLTLEQCMAFLNWQWDGIRRAAASRVALSRTAVTISRETGAGAHAVATRLAECLQALSPRGSRPWTVFDRNLIEQVLEDHHLPARLAEHLPEDTSSQLDDILDDLLGLCPDSWTLVQDTAETILRLAMLGHVILIGRAAAVVTARLPHVLHVRLVAPFEVRVARVQADRKLSRQEAEQVVRREDRGRARYWKRYYGADVNDPLLYHLVLNTGRLSCDEAVAVILQAMRGGSGSGRA; translated from the coding sequence ATGAGCAAGCAACTCACCCTCGAACAGTGCATGGCCTTTCTGAACTGGCAATGGGACGGCATCCGACGGGCCGCGGCCTCGCGGGTGGCGCTAAGCAGAACCGCCGTCACGATTTCGCGGGAGACAGGAGCCGGCGCGCATGCCGTTGCGACCCGCCTGGCCGAATGTTTGCAGGCGCTGTCGCCCAGGGGAAGTCGGCCATGGACGGTTTTCGACCGGAACCTCATCGAGCAGGTGCTGGAAGATCATCATTTGCCGGCACGCCTGGCGGAGCATCTGCCGGAGGACACCTCCTCGCAGCTGGACGATATTCTGGATGATCTGCTCGGATTGTGTCCGGATTCGTGGACCCTGGTGCAGGATACGGCAGAGACGATCCTGCGGCTGGCGATGCTGGGGCATGTGATTCTGATCGGACGCGCGGCGGCGGTGGTCACGGCACGGCTGCCGCATGTGTTGCACGTGCGCTTGGTGGCGCCGTTTGAGGTGCGGGTGGCACGGGTCCAGGCGGACCGCAAGCTGAGTCGGCAGGAAGCGGAACAGGTGGTGCGTCGCGAGGACCGGGGGCGGGCGCGGTACTGGAAACGGTATTATGGCGCGGACGTGAATGATCCACTGCTTTATCATTTGGTGTTGAACACGGGCAGGCTGAGTTGTGATGAGGCCGTAGCGGTCATCCTGCAGGCGATGCGGGGTGGATCTGGATCGGGCCGCGCTTGA
- a CDS encoding FmdB family zinc ribbon protein, with translation MPIYEFHCEDCQRDSEVLVRSTDWSGTRCPHCGSTRLTKQFSVFASGSSGGAGEDACCSTSSRSRGGGCGCGCGCGH, from the coding sequence ATGCCGATCTACGAGTTTCATTGCGAAGACTGCCAGCGCGACAGCGAGGTTTTGGTCCGATCCACGGATTGGTCCGGTACGCGTTGTCCGCACTGCGGTTCGACGCGTCTGACCAAGCAGTTTTCGGTGTTTGCGTCGGGCAGCAGCGGTGGGGCGGGCGAGGACGCCTGTTGTTCGACCTCTTCCCGTTCGCGCGGCGGCGGCTGTGGCTGCGGTTGCGGCTGTGGCCACTAA
- a CDS encoding DUF3616 domain-containing protein, giving the protein MTACPSDSQEIPAREIRLFERMCDASAIEALDDTTFVVANDEDNVLRVYDWTRPGPPIRELNLNRLLPPMQGRGELDLEGVARINDELYWITSHGRNASGEPAPRRQALLRTPRSWFLGSVPSGGSVAVCTGLLDALFADPRYAALGLAEAARRPPKAAGGLNIEALAAGPNGSLWIGFRNPLFEGRALMVSLLNPHSAVAGEPPRFGDPVLLDLGGRGLRGALEWGSGYLLLAGSTDGARSPALFYWSGNAKEPPRRLAGYDFAGLNPEGLTRWPGIHPPQLWIVSDDGAETIHGRACKDAPARERRFRVLAVPAPNLQTRGGQE; this is encoded by the coding sequence ATGACAGCGTGCCCGAGCGACTCGCAAGAGATCCCCGCCCGAGAGATTCGCCTGTTCGAACGGATGTGCGACGCCTCGGCCATCGAGGCGCTGGATGACACCACCTTCGTGGTGGCCAATGACGAGGACAACGTCCTGCGGGTTTATGACTGGACCCGACCCGGCCCACCGATCCGCGAGCTGAACCTCAACCGCCTCCTGCCCCCGATGCAGGGCCGGGGCGAACTCGATCTCGAAGGCGTGGCCCGCATCAACGACGAACTTTACTGGATTACCTCCCACGGCCGGAACGCCTCCGGGGAACCTGCCCCGCGACGGCAGGCGCTGTTGCGGACCCCGCGGTCCTGGTTTCTGGGGTCCGTGCCGTCCGGAGGGTCGGTTGCCGTGTGCACCGGCCTTTTGGACGCGCTTTTTGCCGATCCGCGGTACGCTGCGCTGGGCCTGGCAGAGGCTGCCCGGCGACCGCCCAAAGCCGCCGGTGGCCTGAACATCGAGGCCCTGGCCGCAGGACCCAACGGATCCCTGTGGATCGGCTTCCGAAATCCGCTGTTCGAAGGTCGCGCCTTGATGGTGAGCCTGCTGAACCCGCACTCGGCAGTGGCCGGTGAGCCGCCACGGTTTGGCGACCCCGTGCTGCTCGACCTGGGCGGTCGGGGATTGCGCGGTGCATTGGAATGGGGCTCGGGATACCTGTTGTTGGCCGGGTCTACCGATGGCGCGCGCTCGCCGGCCCTCTTTTACTGGTCGGGCAACGCGAAGGAACCGCCCCGGCGCCTTGCCGGGTACGACTTTGCCGGGCTCAATCCGGAAGGTCTCACCCGATGGCCCGGGATCCACCCGCCGCAGTTGTGGATCGTGAGTGACGACGGGGCGGAGACAATCCACGGCAGGGCATGCAAGGACGCACCTGCTCGGGAACGGCGCTTCCGGGTTCTGGCCGTTCCGGCGCCCAACCTCCAAACCCGCGGAGGGCAGGAATGA
- a CDS encoding adenylate kinase family protein has protein sequence MGQKRIISAWIQGGACTETLAAPASARAWRLVLLGAPGVGKGTQAELLSERLGAVHLSTGDIFRAAGNLPADQRSPAMEEALGYMRRGELVPDELVIRLVEERRACLRLPCGFLLDGYPRTVPQAEALQKLLDREGLALDAVLDYELPLEVVVRRLSGRRVCSQCQAAFHIETRPPQKDGVCDHCGGVLVQRPDDRPEAIRVRMEVYQQSTAPLIAYYRDRGLLVSVPAEGTPEQILQRTLNLLEQRKGVASLASA, from the coding sequence ATGGGACAAAAAAGGATCATCTCAGCCTGGATTCAGGGGGGAGCTTGCACGGAAACCTTGGCTGCGCCGGCATCGGCTCGGGCATGGCGACTGGTTTTGTTGGGGGCGCCCGGAGTGGGAAAAGGCACACAGGCGGAGCTGTTGTCGGAACGTCTGGGCGCGGTGCACCTTTCCACGGGCGACATCTTTCGGGCTGCGGGCAATCTGCCGGCCGACCAGCGCAGTCCGGCAATGGAAGAAGCGCTGGGTTACATGCGCCGGGGCGAGCTCGTGCCGGACGAACTGGTGATCCGGTTGGTGGAGGAACGAAGGGCCTGTTTGCGGCTGCCCTGCGGTTTTTTGCTAGACGGGTATCCGCGCACGGTACCCCAGGCTGAAGCGCTCCAAAAGCTGCTGGATCGCGAAGGGCTCGCGCTGGACGCCGTGCTGGACTACGAACTCCCGTTGGAGGTGGTGGTTCGACGGCTGAGCGGTCGCCGGGTCTGCAGCCAATGTCAGGCGGCCTTCCACATTGAGACACGCCCGCCCCAAAAGGATGGGGTGTGTGACCACTGCGGAGGTGTCCTGGTGCAGCGCCCGGATGATCGACCGGAGGCGATCCGGGTGCGGATGGAGGTTTATCAGCAAAGCACCGCACCGCTGATTGCGTATTACCGCGACCGTGGGCTGCTGGTGAGTGTGCCGGCCGAGGGAACACCGGAGCAGATCCTTCAGCGCACCCTGAACCTCCTCGAGCAGAGAAAAGGCGTGGCCTCGCTGGCCTCTGCCTGA
- a CDS encoding L,D-transpeptidase family protein produces MREPVAPSTGTTPGRTVAAESFYPRPAQTVLELQVALARQVLSPGSIDGVMGGSTRKALAAFQEQSGLPVTGEWDEATRARLWLERPALKLHTVTDEDRRGLQPLHASWWGKSIQEALEHETLLERLAEQHHASPGLLQRLNPGTDWDGLEPGRTVWVPDVEYPPPRGTAARLLIRLGERWLRAYDADGSLLAHFPCSVARSVEKRPVGRLYVAVVVERPNYTFNPEIFPDAPEAREPGRKLILPPGPNNPVGLAWIGLDRPGYGIHGTPSPERVGRPESRGCFRLTNWDALYLLRLVRVGTPVDVEP; encoded by the coding sequence GTGCGGGAACCAGTTGCGCCATCCACCGGGACAACCCCGGGCCGCACCGTCGCCGCTGAATCCTTCTACCCGCGGCCCGCACAGACGGTCCTGGAGCTTCAGGTGGCCCTGGCGCGGCAGGTGCTTTCGCCCGGTTCCATCGACGGGGTGATGGGTGGATCGACCCGAAAAGCGTTGGCGGCATTCCAGGAACAATCCGGTTTGCCGGTCACGGGGGAGTGGGACGAGGCAACGCGGGCCCGGCTGTGGTTGGAACGACCCGCCCTGAAACTCCATACGGTGACGGACGAGGATCGGCGGGGATTGCAACCTTTGCACGCCAGTTGGTGGGGCAAATCCATCCAGGAAGCCCTGGAACACGAGACCCTGTTGGAGCGACTGGCCGAGCAGCACCATGCGTCGCCGGGCCTGCTGCAACGGCTGAATCCCGGGACGGACTGGGACGGGTTGGAGCCGGGTCGGACCGTTTGGGTGCCGGACGTGGAGTATCCGCCACCGCGAGGGACGGCGGCAAGGTTGTTGATCCGGCTGGGCGAACGCTGGTTGCGCGCCTACGACGCCGACGGTTCTCTGCTGGCCCATTTCCCCTGCAGCGTGGCCCGAAGTGTGGAGAAACGGCCCGTGGGCCGGCTGTACGTGGCAGTGGTGGTGGAACGACCGAACTACACGTTCAACCCGGAGATCTTCCCAGACGCACCTGAAGCGAGGGAACCGGGCCGCAAGTTGATTCTGCCGCCGGGCCCGAACAACCCGGTGGGCCTGGCATGGATCGGGCTGGACCGTCCCGGCTACGGGATCCACGGAACGCCCTCGCCGGAACGGGTGGGTCGGCCCGAATCCCGCGGCTGTTTCCGGTTGACCAACTGGGATGCCCTTTACCTGCTGCGGCTGGTGCGCGTGGGCACGCCCGTGGACGTCGAACCCTGA
- a CDS encoding glycosyltransferase family 9 protein: MSGKQGRILVIRGGAIGDFILTLPAMAALRQNFPRAHLEVLGYPHIAQLALAGGWVDAVRPIEARALAGFFARNGTLSESWCAYFSEFDLILSYLYDPDRIFEENVRRCSPAQFIAGPHRPDESAGIHATRVFLRPLERLAIFDADPVPRLRLPEVNADPDAPVALHPGSGSERKNWPEARWADLLQYLVRSTRRRFLLVGGEAEGERLQHLAAAAPPARRELCQSLPLADLARRLKACAAFVGHDSGITHLAAAVGLPVVVLWPDTPEEVWRPQGDHVRLVRSPRGIRSLPVEDVVRAVDEMLESLPKAPASRGEPDSSPGPAG, from the coding sequence GTGAGCGGGAAGCAGGGCAGGATTCTGGTGATTCGCGGCGGAGCCATCGGGGACTTCATTTTGACCCTGCCGGCGATGGCCGCGCTCCGCCAGAACTTCCCGCGGGCACACCTGGAGGTGCTCGGGTACCCGCACATTGCGCAGCTGGCGCTGGCGGGCGGCTGGGTGGACGCGGTCCGGCCCATTGAAGCGCGTGCCCTGGCAGGGTTCTTTGCCCGCAACGGCACGTTGTCGGAGTCCTGGTGTGCGTACTTCTCGGAGTTTGACCTGATCCTTTCGTACCTCTACGACCCGGACCGGATTTTCGAAGAGAACGTCCGGCGTTGTTCACCGGCCCAGTTCATTGCCGGTCCGCATCGACCGGACGAATCGGCCGGCATACATGCCACGCGGGTGTTTTTGCGGCCGTTGGAACGGCTGGCGATTTTCGATGCGGATCCGGTACCGCGCCTGCGGCTGCCGGAGGTGAACGCCGACCCGGACGCCCCCGTGGCCCTGCATCCCGGCAGCGGCAGCGAACGCAAGAACTGGCCGGAGGCGCGGTGGGCGGATCTGTTGCAGTACCTGGTGCGCTCGACCCGGAGGCGCTTCTTGTTGGTCGGAGGCGAAGCGGAAGGCGAACGGCTTCAGCACCTGGCCGCCGCCGCCCCGCCTGCGCGCCGTGAGCTGTGCCAGAGCCTGCCCCTGGCGGATCTGGCACGGCGGTTGAAGGCCTGCGCGGCTTTCGTGGGGCATGACTCGGGAATCACCCACCTGGCGGCGGCGGTGGGATTGCCCGTGGTGGTGCTCTGGCCGGACACGCCGGAAGAGGTGTGGCGCCCGCAGGGGGATCACGTGCGGTTGGTCCGGTCTCCACGCGGGATCCGGTCGCTCCCGGTGGAGGATGTGGTGCGTGCCGTGGACGAAATGCTCGAATCGCTCCCGAAAGCCCCGGCTTCGAGGGGGGAACCGGACTCGAGCCCGGGTCCGGCAGGTTAA
- the recF gene encoding DNA replication/repair protein RecF (All proteins in this family for which functions are known are DNA-binding proteins that assist the filamentation of RecA onto DNA for the initiation of recombination or recombinational repair.) — MHLARLRLRNFRNYARLDVTFEPGFHLLLGRNAQGKTNILEAIYLLATLRSFRGVGNADLVRFGQSGYLVAAGVVSDVAHEISIYWSRQERRLTLDGRAVRRLEEYLGTFRVTVFCTEDLQLIKGTARHRRRFLDLLLTQTEPDYLSWWQRYLRALRARNALLKQTTVDLVALDGFTRELVAAGQMLMERRRRLVPRVAARVLEAYRRISGGSEEIRLRYQSTVREDFATELVRVRDRELARRVTLLGPHLDDLEILLEDRPAAAFASEGQKRSMALALKMAQAELFTEVHGAPPVLLIDDVMGELDESRRAAFLPLLERAHLARSQVFMTATEESWPKELAPRLIRWRVESGTLKPDRPG, encoded by the coding sequence GTGCATCTGGCTCGCCTGCGGCTGCGCAACTTTCGGAATTATGCCCGGCTGGACGTGACGTTTGAGCCGGGCTTTCACCTCCTGCTGGGCCGAAATGCCCAGGGCAAGACCAACATTCTCGAGGCCATTTATCTGTTGGCCACGCTGCGCTCGTTTCGCGGGGTGGGCAATGCGGATTTGGTCCGGTTCGGCCAGTCCGGGTATCTGGTGGCCGCCGGGGTGGTCAGTGACGTGGCCCACGAGATCAGCATTTACTGGTCGCGCCAGGAACGCCGTCTGACCCTGGATGGTCGGGCCGTACGGCGGTTGGAAGAGTATCTGGGGACCTTCCGGGTGACGGTCTTTTGCACCGAGGACCTGCAACTGATCAAGGGCACCGCACGACATCGCCGACGTTTCCTGGACCTGCTGCTCACGCAGACCGAACCCGATTACCTGAGCTGGTGGCAGCGGTACCTCCGTGCCCTGCGGGCCCGCAACGCACTGTTAAAACAGACGACGGTGGACCTGGTGGCCCTGGACGGGTTCACTCGCGAACTGGTCGCCGCCGGACAAATGCTGATGGAACGGCGCCGTCGCTTGGTCCCACGCGTGGCCGCACGGGTGCTGGAGGCGTACCGTAGAATCTCCGGTGGCTCGGAGGAAATCCGGCTCCGGTATCAGTCGACCGTCAGGGAGGATTTCGCGACCGAACTCGTTCGGGTTCGGGATCGCGAACTGGCGCGCAGAGTGACCCTGCTGGGGCCGCATTTGGACGATTTGGAAATCCTGCTGGAAGATCGGCCGGCCGCTGCCTTCGCCAGCGAGGGACAGAAACGGTCGATGGCCCTGGCGCTGAAAATGGCCCAGGCCGAGCTGTTCACGGAGGTCCACGGAGCGCCGCCAGTCCTCCTGATTGATGACGTCATGGGTGAACTCGACGAATCGCGGCGGGCCGCCTTCCTGCCCTTGCTGGAACGGGCGCACTTGGCGCGGTCCCAGGTGTTCATGACGGCCACGGAGGAAAGCTGGCCCAAGGAACTCGCCCCTCGCCTCATCCGCTGGCGGGTCGAATCCGGCACGCTCAAACCGGACCGGCCAGGCTGA
- a CDS encoding glycosyltransferase, translated as MRVINAMLGLGRGGLEESFVVYHEVLRAAGHEVVSLLDPRAAVAEEVRSLGVLMEPVRVFTRWDPISIWRVRKILRRRAPDAIVTHGNRAGSLLLRAARGRWPVIARLPNYRFRRVLACDGFIAILPDQREALYRAGVPQDRVFHIPSMLPRLPPRRAEVGPLPPVIGVMSRFHPVKGLDVFLHALRWLKDQGVRFRAVLAGDGELRPVLEGLTRQLALEAEVVFPGWVHDKTAFLHSLGVFCLPSLQEAFSRAMLEAMAHEVPLVVTDSDGPRQVVEHERTGLVVPRGNPVALGQALQRLLQEPDLARALARLARAKVESTYTIEATAPLLHRALETVVTRHGKPR; from the coding sequence ATGCGAGTGATCAACGCCATGCTCGGGCTGGGCAGGGGGGGACTGGAGGAGAGCTTTGTCGTGTACCATGAAGTGCTCCGCGCCGCCGGGCACGAAGTGGTTTCCCTGCTTGATCCGAGGGCGGCCGTGGCGGAAGAGGTTCGCAGTCTGGGAGTTCTGATGGAGCCCGTGCGGGTTTTCACGCGGTGGGACCCGATCTCGATCTGGCGGGTTCGCAAGATCCTGCGCCGGCGTGCGCCTGACGCGATTGTCACGCATGGCAACCGGGCGGGCTCTCTCCTGCTCAGGGCCGCGCGAGGCCGGTGGCCGGTCATCGCGCGTTTGCCAAATTACCGCTTTCGCCGGGTGCTGGCCTGTGACGGTTTCATAGCGATTCTGCCGGACCAACGCGAGGCACTGTACCGCGCCGGCGTACCGCAAGACCGGGTCTTTCACATCCCCAGCATGCTGCCCCGGCTGCCGCCCCGGCGGGCAGAGGTCGGCCCCTTGCCGCCGGTCATCGGGGTGATGAGCCGGTTCCACCCGGTGAAAGGGCTGGATGTATTCCTGCACGCACTCCGGTGGCTGAAGGACCAAGGGGTCCGATTTCGGGCTGTGCTGGCAGGAGACGGGGAACTGCGTCCGGTCCTGGAGGGCCTGACGCGCCAACTGGCCCTGGAGGCCGAGGTGGTGTTTCCCGGCTGGGTACATGACAAAACGGCTTTCCTACACTCGCTGGGGGTGTTTTGCCTGCCGTCGCTCCAGGAGGCGTTTTCCCGGGCCATGTTGGAGGCCATGGCCCATGAGGTCCCGCTGGTGGTGACCGACAGCGACGGCCCTCGCCAGGTCGTGGAGCATGAACGGACAGGGCTGGTGGTCCCGCGGGGAAATCCCGTGGCTCTGGGGCAGGCCCTGCAACGGCTGTTGCAGGAGCCGGATCTGGCACGTGCCCTGGCCCGACTGGCCCGAGCCAAGGTGGAATCCACATACACCATCGAGGCGACGGCGCCGCTGCTCCACCGTGCTCTCGAAACCGTGGTAACCCGGCACGGTAAACCGCGGTGA
- a CDS encoding winged helix-turn-helix transcriptional regulator has translation MAEKGPNKARFLSLPERTAYRRIEDVVGCKWSAAVLAAIGRGVTRPGQLERFIPGISTKVLNERLRKLLDYELITRHEFPGKVLRVEYRLTPTGRKLVDILEQLRELDEEHAQRHGSGAP, from the coding sequence ATGGCGGAGAAAGGCCCGAACAAAGCCCGATTCCTCTCCCTGCCCGAACGTACCGCATATCGCCGGATCGAAGACGTCGTAGGGTGCAAATGGTCTGCGGCGGTGTTGGCGGCAATTGGCCGTGGCGTCACGCGTCCGGGCCAGCTGGAACGGTTCATTCCCGGCATTTCGACCAAGGTCCTGAACGAACGGCTGCGCAAGCTGCTGGATTACGAGTTGATCACCCGCCACGAATTCCCGGGCAAGGTCCTGCGGGTCGAATACCGCCTGACGCCGACCGGACGCAAACTCGTCGATATCCTTGAGCAACTGCGCGAACTCGACGAGGAACACGCCCAACGCCACGGATCAGGCGCGCCGTGA
- a CDS encoding thioredoxin family protein, with product MKTKAVFYHAGCPVCVAAEQNIAAALDPTRFDVEIVHLGRAPDRIAEAERAGVKSVPALVIQRAVYHINFGAALADLKK from the coding sequence ATGAAGACAAAAGCCGTATTCTATCACGCGGGCTGCCCGGTGTGTGTGGCAGCCGAACAAAACATCGCGGCCGCGCTCGATCCGACGCGGTTCGACGTGGAAATCGTGCATCTGGGCCGGGCCCCTGACCGCATCGCCGAAGCCGAACGGGCCGGGGTGAAATCCGTGCCCGCGCTGGTGATTCAGAGGGCGGTGTATCACATCAACTTCGGCGCCGCGCTGGCCGACCTGAAGAAATAG
- a CDS encoding sulfite exporter TauE/SafE family protein: MQGDVHWGLWISAVALGLAGSLHCAGMCGPLMLALPGPAGSRLRWIAGRCLYHLGRVTTYAGLGVVFGLLGRSLAWAGVQRWVSLVLGALLLGGLFWNRLWHTPFPGWNLPAWLTRGMQELMREHSVPALYGLGLLNGFLPCGLVYVAAAAATASGSFLHALQFMVGFGLGTVPLTLALTLAPGFMPAWVRIRVRRWIPYGVALVGVLLVLRGLALGIPYLSPGPAPDSSPTCCH, encoded by the coding sequence ATGCAAGGGGATGTGCATTGGGGGCTTTGGATTTCCGCCGTTGCCCTGGGGCTGGCGGGCAGTCTGCATTGCGCCGGCATGTGCGGGCCGTTGATGCTTGCCCTGCCGGGGCCGGCCGGATCACGGCTGCGCTGGATCGCGGGCCGGTGCCTGTATCACCTGGGCCGTGTGACCACCTACGCCGGTTTGGGGGTGGTCTTCGGCTTGTTGGGCCGCAGCCTGGCATGGGCCGGCGTCCAGCGCTGGGTGTCCCTTGTGCTCGGGGCTCTCCTGCTGGGCGGGTTGTTCTGGAACCGCCTTTGGCACACACCGTTTCCCGGGTGGAATCTGCCGGCGTGGTTGACCCGCGGGATGCAGGAACTCATGCGCGAGCATTCAGTCCCCGCCCTTTACGGTTTGGGCCTGTTGAACGGATTCCTCCCGTGCGGCCTGGTTTACGTTGCAGCGGCTGCGGCCACGGCCTCGGGGAGTTTCCTGCATGCTCTCCAGTTCATGGTCGGATTTGGCCTTGGCACGGTCCCGTTGACTTTGGCATTGACCCTGGCGCCGGGATTCATGCCCGCGTGGGTGCGGATCCGGGTCCGGCGTTGGATTCCGTATGGGGTTGCGCTGGTGGGGGTGCTGCTGGTGTTGCGCGGCCTGGCGCTCGGCATTCCGTACCTGAGCCCGGGCCCGGCCCCGGATTCATCTCCCACCTGTTGTCACTGA
- a CDS encoding serine O-acetyltransferase: protein MENSIAQLTDKLLASYQEVGAINHLDGQNLPSKRVIVRITQELLCLLFPGFFEERPLRADEVRTVTARRLRSVATALEREVYRSLVYMPPPEYPKKSLRQAARSITLGLLESLPRLREILRTDIEAAYNGDPAALSREEVILAYPFVETIAVQRLAHELYLAKVPLIPRMMTEWAHSRSGMDLHPGAQIGTHFFVDHCTGTVVGETAIIGNHVKMYQGVGLVARSLAAGQALKGQKRHPTIEDHVTIYAGATIMGGDTVVGAGSTIGANVFLTTSVPPRSLVIQKDANIRVMPKGERTRHEPDIQI, encoded by the coding sequence GTGGAAAACAGCATCGCGCAGCTGACCGACAAACTGCTGGCTTCCTACCAGGAAGTGGGTGCCATCAATCACCTGGACGGACAGAACCTGCCGTCCAAACGCGTGATCGTGCGGATCACGCAGGAGCTGCTCTGTTTGCTGTTTCCCGGGTTTTTTGAGGAACGGCCCCTGCGAGCAGACGAGGTGCGGACGGTGACCGCCCGGCGCCTGCGCAGTGTGGCCACGGCGCTGGAACGCGAGGTGTACCGAAGTCTGGTGTACATGCCGCCGCCGGAATATCCCAAGAAGAGCCTGCGGCAGGCGGCCCGGTCCATCACGCTGGGGTTGCTGGAAAGTCTGCCCCGGTTGCGCGAGATCCTGCGCACGGACATCGAGGCGGCCTACAACGGCGACCCGGCCGCCCTGAGTCGCGAGGAGGTGATCCTGGCCTACCCGTTTGTGGAAACGATCGCCGTCCAGCGGCTGGCGCACGAACTGTATCTGGCCAAGGTGCCGCTGATCCCGCGCATGATGACCGAATGGGCGCACAGCCGCAGCGGAATGGACCTGCACCCCGGTGCCCAGATCGGAACCCACTTCTTCGTGGACCATTGCACCGGCACGGTGGTCGGCGAAACCGCGATCATCGGCAACCACGTCAAGATGTACCAGGGAGTCGGCCTTGTCGCTCGTTCGCTCGCAGCCGGCCAGGCACTGAAAGGCCAGAAACGGCATCCCACAATCGAGGACCATGTCACCATCTACGCCGGGGCCACCATCATGGGCGGGGACACCGTGGTGGGCGCCGGCAGCACGATTGGTGCAAACGTCTTTTTGACCACCAGTGTGCCGCCGCGTTCGCTGGTGATCCAGAAGGACGCCAACATCCGGGTCATGCCCAAGGGCGAACGAACCCGGCACGAACCGGACATCCAGATCTGA